Proteins encoded in a region of the Ralstonia pseudosolanacearum genome:
- a CDS encoding DUF47 domain-containing protein, producing the protein MFGRFMPTEGKFFEYFNQHAECTVTAAHALKELVNDLPNAEMHARNVQNIEKKADRITHDTVELLHKTFITPLDRDEIHKLITTMDDIVDLMEDVSLTISLYDVTNVTDEARQLAALSVSCCEEVRKAVALLDDMNNGRQILTIAQEIDRLESEADRVMRAAMAKLFRTESDIKLLIKLKAIYEQLESITDRCEDVANIIEGIVLENA; encoded by the coding sequence ATGTTCGGTCGCTTCATGCCCACCGAAGGCAAGTTTTTCGAATACTTCAATCAGCACGCCGAGTGCACCGTGACGGCGGCCCACGCACTGAAGGAACTCGTCAACGACTTGCCCAATGCCGAGATGCATGCACGCAACGTGCAGAACATCGAGAAGAAGGCCGACCGCATTACCCACGACACGGTCGAGCTGCTGCACAAGACGTTCATCACGCCGCTGGATCGCGATGAGATCCACAAGCTGATCACGACCATGGACGACATCGTCGATCTGATGGAGGACGTGTCGCTGACCATCTCGCTGTACGACGTGACCAACGTGACGGACGAGGCTCGCCAACTGGCCGCGCTCAGCGTGTCGTGCTGCGAGGAGGTGCGCAAGGCCGTCGCGCTGCTCGACGACATGAACAATGGCCGGCAGATCCTGACCATCGCGCAGGAAATCGACCGCCTCGAATCCGAGGCCGACCGCGTCATGCGCGCCGCCATGGCCAAGCTGTTCCGCACCGAGAGCGACATCAAGCTGCTGATCAAGCTCAAGGCGATCTACGAGCAACTGGAGAGCATCACCGATCGTTGCGAGGATGTCGCCAACATCATCGAAGGCATCGTGCTCGAAAACGCCTGA
- the rpsR gene encoding 30S ribosomal protein S18: protein MNKKQRDAKNKKRFQQQNPLFKRKKFCRFTVAGVEQIDYKDLDTLKDFIGENGKITPARLTGTRSHYQRQLDTAIKRARFLALMPYTDQHKH from the coding sequence ATGAACAAGAAGCAGCGCGACGCCAAGAACAAGAAGCGCTTCCAGCAGCAAAACCCGTTGTTCAAGCGCAAGAAGTTCTGCCGCTTCACTGTGGCAGGCGTCGAGCAGATCGACTACAAGGATCTGGACACGCTCAAGGACTTCATCGGCGAGAACGGCAAGATCACGCCGGCCCGCCTGACGGGTACGCGTTCGCACTACCAGCGCCAGCTCGATACGGCCATCAAGCGTGCGCGTTTCCTCGCGCTGATGCCGTACACCGATCAGCACAAGCACTAA
- the rplI gene encoding 50S ribosomal protein L9: protein MQIILLEKVVNLGNLGDVVRVKDGYARNFLIPNKQARRATASAIQEFEARRAELEKLAAEKLAAAQAEGEKLNGLTLQLSQKAGVDGRLFGSVTNHDIAAALTAQGFKVEKAQVRMPNGPLKTVGDHPVAVSLHTDVSVDVTVSVLGETV from the coding sequence ATGCAAATTATTCTGCTCGAGAAGGTCGTCAACCTGGGCAACCTGGGCGACGTGGTGCGTGTGAAGGACGGTTACGCACGTAACTTCCTGATCCCGAACAAGCAAGCCCGCCGTGCTACGGCTTCGGCAATCCAGGAATTCGAAGCTCGCCGCGCCGAGCTGGAAAAGCTGGCCGCCGAAAAGCTGGCTGCTGCGCAAGCCGAAGGCGAAAAGCTGAACGGCCTGACGCTGCAACTGTCGCAAAAGGCTGGTGTGGACGGCCGCCTGTTCGGCTCGGTCACCAACCACGACATCGCTGCGGCGCTGACGGCTCAAGGCTTCAAGGTCGAGAAGGCGCAAGTGCGCATGCCGAACGGCCCGCTGAAGACCGTCGGCGACCACCCGGTCGCCGTGTCGCTGCACACCGATGTGTCGGTCGACGTGACCGTGTCGGTGCTGGGCGAGACCGTCTAA
- a CDS encoding inorganic phosphate transporter, protein MHTLQISLWVVVLLVALAILFDFMNGFHDAANSIATVVSTGVLKPQQAVAMAAACNVIAIFIFHLKVATTVGRDTIDPSIVDHYVIFGALVGAIAWNIITWYYGIPSSSSHALIGGLVGAAVAKSGTGSLVASGLLKTVAFILISPLLGFILGSCLMIAVSWLFFRTPPSKVDRWFRRLQLLSASLYSLGHGGNDAQKTIGIIWMLLIAGGYASATASTPPIWVIVCCYVAIGMGTLLGGWRIVRTMGQKITKLKPVGGFCAETGGALTLFLASALGVPVSTTHTITGAIVGVGAAQKASAVRWGVAGNIVWAWGLTIPASAFMAAIAWWIGRQLL, encoded by the coding sequence ATGCACACACTCCAGATCAGTCTTTGGGTGGTTGTCCTGCTGGTGGCACTGGCCATCCTGTTCGATTTCATGAACGGCTTCCACGATGCGGCCAACTCTATTGCCACGGTGGTGTCGACCGGCGTGCTCAAGCCGCAGCAGGCGGTGGCGATGGCCGCGGCCTGCAACGTGATCGCCATTTTCATCTTTCACCTCAAGGTCGCGACGACGGTGGGGCGCGACACCATCGACCCGAGCATCGTCGATCACTACGTCATCTTCGGCGCCCTGGTGGGGGCGATCGCCTGGAACATCATCACCTGGTATTACGGCATTCCGTCGAGCTCGTCGCATGCGTTGATCGGCGGGCTGGTGGGGGCGGCCGTGGCCAAGTCGGGCACGGGTTCGCTGGTGGCCAGCGGTCTGCTGAAGACGGTGGCGTTCATCCTGATTTCGCCGCTGCTGGGGTTCATCCTCGGCTCGTGCCTGATGATCGCGGTGTCCTGGCTGTTCTTCCGCACGCCGCCTTCCAAGGTGGACCGCTGGTTCCGGCGGCTGCAACTGCTGTCGGCGTCGCTGTACAGCCTGGGCCACGGCGGCAACGATGCGCAGAAGACCATCGGCATCATCTGGATGCTGCTGATCGCCGGCGGTTATGCCTCGGCCACGGCGAGCACGCCGCCGATCTGGGTGATCGTGTGCTGCTACGTGGCGATCGGCATGGGCACGCTGCTGGGCGGCTGGCGCATCGTCCGGACCATGGGGCAGAAGATCACCAAGCTCAAGCCGGTGGGCGGTTTCTGCGCTGAAACCGGTGGCGCGCTGACGCTGTTCCTTGCTTCGGCGCTGGGCGTGCCGGTTTCGACCACGCATACCATCACCGGCGCCATTGTCGGCGTGGGCGCGGCGCAGAAGGCTTCGGCCGTGCGTTGGGGCGTTGCCGGCAATATCGTCTGGGCGTGGGGCCTGACGATTCCGGCGTCGGCCTTCATGGCGGCGATCGCCTGGTGGATCGGGCGGCAGTTGCTCTGA
- a CDS encoding replicative DNA helicase: MNAPTDPQLESLKVPPHSIEAEQSVLGGLLLDNAAWDRIADFINEHDFYRYDHRLIFHNIGKLISQAKPADVITVYEQLQASGKAEEVGGLAYLNALAQNTPSAANIRRYAEIVRDRGVLRQLVTIADEISAGAFNPQGRDVRQLLDEAESKVFAIAEEGARGQKGFLEIQPLLTQVVERIDELYHRDNQSDITGVPTGFVDLDRMTSGMQGGDLIIVAGRPSMGKTAFSLNIGEHVAVEQGLPVAVFSMEMAGTQLAMRMLGSVGRLDQHRLRTGRLLDEDWPRLTHAIQKMNDAQLFIDETPALNPMELRARSRRLARQCGQLGLIVIDYLQLMSGSGSGENRATEISEISRSLKGLAKELNCPVIALSQLNRSLEQRPNKRPVMSDLRESGAIEQDADVILFIYRDQVYNPDSPDKGTAEIIIGKQRNGPIGTVRLTFLGEYTKFDNFTGGNAFFDNDT; encoded by the coding sequence ATGAACGCGCCGACCGATCCCCAGCTCGAATCCCTCAAGGTTCCGCCGCATTCCATCGAGGCCGAGCAGTCGGTGCTTGGCGGCCTGCTGCTGGACAATGCCGCGTGGGACCGCATCGCCGACTTCATCAACGAGCACGATTTCTATCGCTACGATCACCGGCTGATCTTCCACAACATCGGCAAGCTGATTTCGCAGGCCAAGCCGGCCGACGTGATCACGGTGTACGAGCAGTTGCAGGCGTCGGGCAAGGCGGAAGAGGTGGGCGGCCTGGCCTACCTGAACGCACTGGCGCAGAACACGCCGAGCGCGGCCAACATCCGTCGCTATGCCGAGATCGTCCGTGATCGCGGCGTGCTGCGCCAGTTGGTGACGATTGCCGACGAGATCTCCGCGGGGGCCTTCAACCCGCAGGGCCGCGACGTGCGCCAGTTGCTGGATGAGGCCGAGTCGAAGGTGTTCGCGATTGCCGAAGAGGGCGCGCGCGGGCAGAAGGGCTTCCTGGAGATCCAGCCGCTGCTGACGCAGGTGGTCGAGCGCATCGACGAGCTGTACCACCGCGACAATCAGAGCGATATCACCGGTGTGCCGACGGGTTTCGTTGACCTGGACCGCATGACGAGCGGTATGCAGGGCGGTGACCTGATCATCGTGGCCGGTCGCCCGTCGATGGGTAAGACGGCGTTCTCGCTGAACATCGGCGAACACGTGGCCGTGGAGCAGGGCTTGCCGGTGGCGGTGTTCTCGATGGAAATGGCGGGCACGCAGCTCGCCATGCGGATGCTCGGTTCGGTCGGCCGGCTGGACCAGCACCGCCTGCGCACGGGCCGCCTGCTCGACGAGGACTGGCCGCGCCTGACGCATGCCATCCAGAAGATGAACGACGCGCAGCTGTTCATCGACGAAACGCCGGCGCTGAACCCGATGGAGCTGCGTGCGCGCTCGCGCCGGCTGGCCAGGCAGTGCGGGCAGCTTGGCCTGATCGTCATCGATTACCTGCAGCTGATGTCGGGCTCGGGTAGCGGCGAGAACCGCGCGACCGAGATCTCTGAAATCTCCCGTTCGCTCAAGGGGCTGGCCAAGGAGCTCAACTGTCCGGTGATCGCGCTGTCGCAGCTGAACCGGAGCCTGGAGCAGCGTCCGAACAAGCGTCCCGTGATGTCGGACTTGCGCGAATCCGGCGCCATCGAACAGGATGCCGACGTGATCCTGTTTATCTACCGCGACCAGGTCTACAATCCCGACTCGCCGGACAAGGGCACCGCCGAAATCATTATCGGCAAGCAGCGTAACGGCCCGATTGGTACCGTCCGGCTGACGTTCCTGGGTGAATACACGAAGTTCGACAACTTCACCGGCGGCAACGCCTTCTTCGACAACGACACCTGA